From the genome of Deltaproteobacteria bacterium:
GACTGCCGTTTTCGCGGATGCGCTGATCCAGATCGGCCGTGGTGGCGAAAACCGCCGCGACCTTGGTTCCCAGGGCAACGAGGCAGGCACCGGTCAGCGTGGCCAGATCCACCAGGATTTCCGGCTCGAACCGGGCGCTGTAGGCCAGGGCGTCGGCCAGAATGAGCCGGCCCTCGGCGTCGGTGTTCAAAATTTCCACGGTCGTGCCATTCATGGCCGTGACCACGTCGCCGGGCTTGGTGGCCCGGCTGCCGGGCACGTTCTCGGTGCAGGGCAAAAGCCCCACCACCCGCCGCGCGCTCCCGGTCAGGCCAAGGGCTTTGAACAGACCGAGAATGGCGGCGGCACCAGCCATGTCGCCCTTCATTTCGTGCATCTTGGCGGCGGGCTTGAGGGAAATGCCGCCGGTGTCGAAGGTGACGCCCTTGCCGACAAAAACCAGGGGCTTTTCGGCCGCGTCTGGCGCGGAATCAAGGACAATGAACCTAGCCGGGGTGTCGCTGCCGCG
Proteins encoded in this window:
- a CDS encoding aminopeptidase produces the protein RGSDTPARFIVLDSAPDAAEKPLVFVGKGVTFDTGGISLKPAAKMHEMKGDMAGAAAILGLFKALGLTGSARRVVGLLPCTENVPGSRATKPGDVVTAMNGTTVEILNTDAEGRLILADALAYSARFEPEILVDLATLTGACLVALGTKVAAVFATTADLDQRIRENGSLVGERYWPMPLWAEYAAPLKSEVADLKNIAVREGGAIFAALFLKNFVPQGVDWAHLDIAGPAWTDENASIFRPGGTGFGVRTLWELVRTYTE